From the genome of Colwellia psychrerythraea 34H, one region includes:
- a CDS encoding glutathione S-transferase family protein: MYTLYYSKGACSVATQVVLRELGQEVTIIDVQQLSNFKTINPVGAVPVLVDGDKTLTEGAAIMLHILNKHNSALFPDTENDRQQAIQDIMFANASMHPAYSKLFFLAEHINDEKVKQETLNSAAKTINQLWQIVENQLSNNKFLGGSAPSAADIMLTVYSRWGAYFPVDIIIGEKTIMMLNAVQAMPSFIKTDQAEQAMSSTE; this comes from the coding sequence ATGTATACACTTTATTACTCAAAAGGCGCTTGCTCAGTAGCCACTCAAGTTGTCTTACGCGAATTGGGTCAAGAGGTTACGATTATTGATGTGCAACAGCTGAGTAATTTTAAAACCATCAACCCAGTTGGTGCTGTGCCAGTATTGGTTGATGGTGACAAGACACTAACTGAAGGTGCTGCCATTATGCTTCATATTCTTAACAAACATAACAGCGCACTTTTCCCCGATACTGAAAATGATCGTCAACAGGCAATTCAAGACATTATGTTTGCTAATGCCAGCATGCATCCTGCCTACAGTAAGTTATTCTTTCTAGCAGAGCATATTAACGATGAAAAAGTAAAACAAGAGACACTCAACTCAGCGGCCAAAACTATCAATCAGTTGTGGCAAATTGTTGAAAACCAGCTATCCAACAATAAGTTTTTAGGTGGGAGTGCACCTTCAGCGGCAGATATTATGTTGACGGTATATTCTCGTTGGGGGGCTTACTTCCCAGTAGATATTATCATAGGTGAAAAAACAATAATGATGTTAAATGCGGTACAAGCCATGCCAAGCTTCATTAAAACAGATCAAGCCGAACAGGCGATGTCATCCACAGAGTAG
- a CDS encoding 2-hydroxymuconate tautomerase family protein — protein MPYINVKITEEGVTNEQKQTIIKGCTQLMVEVLNKDPSTTFVVIDEVSTDNWGIGFEQVTELRKQQKR, from the coding sequence ATGCCATATATCAATGTAAAAATTACTGAAGAAGGTGTAACAAACGAACAAAAGCAAACCATTATCAAAGGCTGTACGCAGTTAATGGTTGAGGTATTAAATAAAGACCCTTCAACTACTTTTGTTGTAATAGATGAAGTAAGCACTGATAACTGGGGTATTGGTTTTGAGCAAGTAACTGAGTTGCGTAAACAACAAAAAAGATAA
- a CDS encoding nuclear transport factor 2 family protein — MKHIQTAPGEAKSDFNAIEDILYSYFDGLYHGDVAKLDSIFHTDAWLKAPGTRRSLIQWLKDVAERTTPAELNEPIAFKILAIDVVQDQAMAKIHCPLFDFNYIDFLGLLKEEGKWQIVNKMYSDIRVK; from the coding sequence ATGAAACATATTCAAACAGCACCGGGAGAGGCAAAAAGTGATTTTAATGCAATTGAGGACATTTTATATAGTTATTTTGATGGCCTTTATCATGGCGATGTCGCGAAGCTAGATTCAATATTCCACACAGATGCTTGGTTAAAAGCGCCAGGAACTCGGCGTTCATTAATCCAGTGGCTGAAAGATGTGGCAGAGCGAACAACACCAGCTGAACTTAATGAGCCAATTGCTTTTAAAATATTAGCCATCGATGTAGTGCAAGACCAAGCTATGGCGAAAATTCATTGCCCGTTGTTTGACTTTAACTATATCGATTTTCTTGGGTTACTCAAAGAAGAAGGAAAGTGGCAAATCGTTAACAAAATGTATAGCGATATAAGAGTTAAATAG
- a CDS encoding DUF3817 domain-containing protein gives MLKYFRAISILEGLSFLAILSISFGLVSRDFVFQLGMTHGVLFMLYLFLSLIVSNKQQWSLLIWLSLFIASVVPFAFIGVEIFLSRTSNYQKTAEA, from the coding sequence ATGCTCAAGTATTTTCGTGCCATCAGCATTTTAGAAGGCTTATCTTTCTTAGCAATTTTAAGCATTTCGTTTGGTTTGGTCAGTCGAGATTTTGTTTTTCAACTGGGTATGACTCATGGTGTATTATTCATGCTTTACTTATTTCTATCGCTAATAGTTTCTAATAAGCAGCAATGGTCATTACTCATTTGGTTGTCTTTATTTATTGCCTCAGTTGTTCCTTTTGCTTTTATTGGCGTAGAAATATTTCTGAGTCGAACTTCAAATTATCAAAAAACAGCTGAAGCATAG
- a CDS encoding regulatory protein RecX, producing MYKRKQDAKPQVISYDRVKSYMQWMIERYGDYSAKTLLQKANLLFKDDKQFNEPALDYLIERGIVDDRRYAERLTMSFSEKNIGPNKIKEKLYAKGFSSQVINECVSAIETSDEDYFDKALTLKIRKFGEDPIEDIKLKQKALRHLISKGFSYSIANKVVSYSDDKEY from the coding sequence ATGTATAAAAGAAAGCAAGATGCCAAGCCACAAGTTATTTCTTATGACCGCGTAAAATCATATATGCAGTGGATGATCGAAAGATATGGTGATTACTCAGCTAAAACCTTGCTACAAAAAGCAAACTTACTCTTTAAAGACGATAAACAATTCAATGAACCGGCGCTCGATTATCTAATAGAGCGAGGAATTGTTGATGATCGTCGTTATGCTGAACGCTTAACGATGAGTTTTTCAGAGAAAAACATAGGTCCTAACAAAATAAAAGAGAAGCTCTATGCCAAAGGTTTTTCATCCCAAGTTATCAATGAGTGCGTTAGTGCGATAGAAACCTCCGACGAAGATTACTTTGATAAAGCACTGACGCTAAAAATCAGAAAGTTTGGTGAAGATCCCATTGAAGATATTAAATTAAAGCAAAAAGCCTTACGGCATTTAATATCAAAAGGATTTTCCTATTCAATCGCTAATAAAGTGGTTAGCTATTCAGATGACAAAGAGTATTAG